A stretch of Chionomys nivalis chromosome 2, mChiNiv1.1, whole genome shotgun sequence DNA encodes these proteins:
- the LOC130870337 gene encoding vomeronasal type-1 receptor 4-like, translated as MNIMLISNSSLSVFLISQLCVGVIGNTSLFILYIYTFFFKPHFKKLIDLFFMHLTIANVMTIIFTLVPDIVATFDVPNFLDDVGCKVVQCTYRIFRGLSISTTCILSTFQAVTVTPSNSQWVWLKHKLSTWTFSFLLCSWLINLAIYGYMVEMVIAKTNSTKVGHGYTHAYCQNRNFGNKNSGSFLSIIFMHDLLYVTIMIWTSLYMVILLYRHRKRAQYLRSTSLSSQQSPELRATHSILLLVSCFVILYWLNNFITLYGFYAQTKIPRLEAMNAFWATCYPTICPFLIMKNNKLILHFTSSFSALRMTCFQRARHG; from the coding sequence ATGAACATCATGCTTATAAGTAATTCCAGCTTGAGTGTCTTTCTCATATCTCAATTATGCGTTGGTGTCATAGGGAACACATCACTGTTCATTTTATACATTTACACTTTCTTCTTTAAGCCTCATTTTAAGAAGTTGATAGATCTGTTTTTCATGCACCTGACAATAGCTAATGTAATGACAATCATATTCACGTTGGTACCAGATATTGTGGCAACCTTTGACGTACCCAATTTTCTGGATGATGTCGGCTGTAAGGTTGTTCAATGTACATACAGAATTTTCCGTGGTCTGTCCATCAGTACCACGTGTATTCTAAGCACATTTCAAGCCGTCACCGTGACTCCCAGTAATTCTCAGTGGGTTTGGCTTAAGCACAAACTCTCAACGTGGacgttttcttttttactttgctCCTGGCTCATTAACCTGGCCATCTATGGATATATGGTTGAAATGGTAATAGCCAAAACCAATTCTACAAAAGTTGGACATGGATATACACATGCTTACTGTCAAAACAGGAATTTTGGGAACAAAAATTCAGGATCATTTTTGAGTATCATATTCATGCACGATCTCTTATATGTGACCATCATGATATGGACCAGCCTGTACATGGTAATTCTCCTCTACAGACACCGCAAGAGAGCCCAGTATCTCCGCAGCACAAGCCTCTCCAGCCAGCAATCTCCTGAGCTCAGAGCCACTCACAGCATCTTGCTGCTGGTGAGCTGTTTTGTGATCTTGTATTGGTTGAACAATTTCATCACCCTTTATGGGTTTTATGCACAAACAAAAATTCCAAGATTGGAGGCAATGAATGCATTTTGGGCAACGTGCTATCCAACCATCTGCccttttttaataatgaaaaataataaactcattttgcacttcacttcttccttttcagcACTGAGAATGACCTGTTTTCAACGTGCACGCCATGGCTGA